One stretch of Podospora bellae-mahoneyi strain CBS 112042 chromosome 2, whole genome shotgun sequence DNA includes these proteins:
- a CDS encoding hypothetical protein (EggNog:ENOG503P6RC; COG:S) yields MSSINPELRQQVMSIYKQLLYLGRDYPQGYNYFRPRLHRAFMANASLTDEAEIRQAIARAQFVQKD; encoded by the exons ATGTCCTCAATAAACCCAGAGCTGAGACAGCAAGTCATGTCAATTTACAAGC AGCTCTTGTACCTCGGCCGTGATTACCCTCAGGGATACAACTACTTCCGCCCTCGCCTACACAGGGCCTTTATGGCCAATGCTAGCCTGACGGATGAAGCGGAGATACGTCAAGCCATTGCGCGGGCGCAGTTTGTTCAGAAGG ATTGA
- a CDS encoding hypothetical protein (EggNog:ENOG503NX82; COG:S) codes for MTPSTPLLTSSLRSRGLLSLPSFTKTLQRPLSTITNQLPPPPPKQWIPDLRARLGKCIIFGCTHSQITRASSVLKALSTEWKSLVAGSEGFLTGGRRGLDGRQIAWGEMDSFQHVNNVNYYRYAESARVNWITNFAVHVDPKHRQQWAELMTPKSTGLIMKSLKCDFKFPMVYPDKISVYHKLRCRPEGDPAPSNFMLDCIVLSHQHRRVAARLEEDIVVYDYKAAKKTSMPGFMMELFQQTWEMQQAEEVRARTRIWELIGEVEGLEKETWDREDAVEDLGSAGKSSA; via the exons atgaccccctcaacgcccctcctcaccagctccCTCCGATCAAGGGGCTTActctcccttccctccttcaccaaaaCCCTACAAAGacccctctccaccatcaccaaccaactcccccctccaccaccaaaacaatgGATCCCCGACCTCCGCGCCCGCCTAGGCAAATGCATCATCTTCGGCTGCACCCACTCCCAAATCACCCGCGCGTCCTCCGTTCTCAAAGCCCTATCAACCGAATGGAAGTCTCTTGTCGCCGGCAGTGAAGGGTTCCTCAccgggggaaggagagggctAGACGGGAGGCAGATTGCCTGGGGGGAGATGGATAGTTTT CAACACGTCAACAATGTGAATTACTATCGGTATGCCGAGTCGGCACGAGTAAACTGGATTACCAACTTTGCCGTTCATGTTGATCCGAAGCATAGGCAGCAGTGGGCAGAGCTGATGACGCCCAAGTCGACGGGGTTGATTATGAAGAGTTTGAAGTGTGATTTCAAGTTT CCAATGGTTTACCCTGATAAGATCTCCGTCTATCACAAGCTCCGCTGCAGGCCTGAGGGGGACCCGGCGCCGAGTAATTTCATGCTGGATTGTATCGTCTTGTCTCATCAGCATAGAAGGGTGGCGGCacgcttggaggaggatatcgTTGTTTATGACTACAAGGCTGCGAAAAAGACGAGCATGCCTGGGTTTATGATGGAGTTGTTCCAGCAGACGTGGGAGATGCAGCaggctgaggaggtgagggcgaggacaAGGATTTGGGAGttgattggggaggtggaggggttggagaaggagacgtGGGATAGGGAGGATGCGGTAGAGGATTTGGGGAGTGCTGGTAAGAGTAGTGCTTGA
- a CDS encoding hypothetical protein (COG:U; EggNog:ENOG503NU61), producing the protein MRMPRAANSGKRQQGASNQRDTRHENGLVGPGKRVVKQKSQNQLDGISKPTVDAASVPPLPLQVNNNNTTTTATTTAAPPHPDDMAPEHRTTEMLRRGSLDAYSESSSVDSLPAAVSLPIPDEGHRQINVNDAKNTNVHRDPGLMELAITVLRACPLQDTIAILIILMQASPAVLATIYTLFTLLTFVPPVTTSSGLSIAEIFDGSQGTPSLTTLVGMDVVMLGIWLFLWAPMQQFILDLAQVVIALTLGGGGTSRQGTTSNILFCVAMVGMSQWTRHARWSGLSRLSSVLGSHRFLMADSDSNMRAFEKKGPDGWLRNILGIHILTQGLVRYIREWYLRRERRDLQLQSLADPEAGKSVSFTAEGSSDAALMAADSDAHLQISAGNISTKKRRKQSALVRIRQPLWAALASTKIVMVKEYELSHAASESTSSNATDIHNLGNAPFNKQPEKIWICYVGCDEVCFNTSHFPDPLSEDEASEDESHPGIDMSKPFYVRVNKAIWQPTRMMPIEIGEEEKQQGTCWTGDIYGLTPLSNYECEFVSTRTGEVIFSTSVRTIQAKSKDLEVASKTTGNQRSHARHDSPATTLRASIAAAEAKLADEKARLKSVKKDNNRKLNALRKEIEKLSSAVQSAGGDDEKLRQKVAQNKVQEKRAEESINELEAELKELEALPEELLNEYRAKQSAWTSEKAQFDKARSSFKSWKASIDKELKLLEEERASLQAKRNKIATRIAKVDDEHARITDANARGLNEAERRRQERAALEADMARTEQHLRDRIQTLRAGNITKQAQIHDLNTQLEVYMASFQDDLAYDTGAVPGHFQPSAQWGPPPAPVPYNAHAHAHAQPQPMWPPTSMAGPAPSLLPPPHLSAYPNPIGPVANPPHAKTRGRSSSMLSDVSGFTQSTEELDREFNSNVGVIGHPHVHVNHHSYGTSGSTSLRGPPGFHISRQRSDGPGVGSGSASGSGSGFGSGSSSVRSGMSGGSVKEAPSPA; encoded by the coding sequence ATGCGTATGCCTCGCGCCGCCAATTCAGGAAAGCGACAGCAGGGAGCAAGCAACCAACGTGATACCAGGCATGAGAATGGCCTGGTAGGTCCGGGGAAGCGTGTGGTCAAGCAGAAGAGCCAGAACCAGCTCGATGGCATCTCCAAGCCAACCGTTGACGCTGCCTCCGTGCCGCCTCTGCCATTgcaagtcaacaacaacaacaccaccaccaccgccaccaccaccgctgcccCGCCCCATCCCGACGACATGGCTCCCGAACACCGGACAACCGAGATGCTCCGCAGGGGCTCACTAGATGCCTACTCTGAATCTTCGTCTGTCGACTCGCTCCCTGCTGCCGTCAGCCTGCCCATCCCCGACGAGGGTCACCGTCAGATCAATGTGAACGATGCCAAGAATACAAACGTCCACCGCGACCCCGGCTTGATGGAGCTCGCCATCACGGTCCTTCGCGCATGCCCTCTTCAGGACACCATTGCTATCCTCATCATTCTCATGCAGGCTTCACCCGCTGTCTTGGCAACCATCTATACTTTGTTTACGCTTCTTACTTTTGTGCCCCCCGTAACCACCAGTTCCGGTCTCAGCATCGCCGAGATTTTCGACGGCAGTCAAGGAACGCCTTCTCTGACGACCCTGGTTGGAATGGATGTGGTCATGTTGGGCATCTGGCTCTTCTTGTGGGCACCCATGCAGCAGTTCATCTTGGATCTCGCTCAAGTTGTGATCGCCTTGACcttgggcggcggtggcacTTCGAGGCAAGGCACCACGAGCAATATTCTCTTTTGCGTGGCCATGGTAGGAATGTCTCAGTGGACACGGCACGCCCGGTGGAGTGGTTTGTCGCGACTGAGCTCGGTGTTGGGTTCCCATCGCTTCCTGATGGCTGATTCAGATTCAAATATGCGTGCAttcgagaagaagggccCTGATGGATGGCTTCGAAATATTTTGGGTATTCACATTCTGACTCAGGGTCTGGTGCGATACATCCGGGAATGGTACCTGCGGAGGGAACGTCGTGATTTGCAGCTCCAGAGCCTAGCAGACCCCGAAGCCGGAAAGTCCGTTTCTTTTACGGCCGAGGGTTCCTCAGATGCTGCCCTCATGGCTGCCGACAGCGATGCTCACCTACAAATCAGCGCAGGAAATATTTCGACCAAGAAACGTAGGAAGCAAAGTGCTCTCGTCCGGATCAGGCAGCCTCTCTGGGCGGCTCTAGCTAGTACCAAGATTGTTATGGTGAAGGAGTATGAGCTTTCCCACGCCGCCTCGGAATCAACCAGTTCGAACGCCACCGATATCCACAACCTGGGCAATGCCCCCTTCAACAAGCAGCCTGAGAAGATCTGGATATGCTATGTGGGTTGTGACGAGGTCTGCTTCAACACCAGTCATTTCCCTGATCCATTGAGCGAAGACGAGGCATCCGAGGACGAGAGCCATCCAGGCATTGATATGAGTAAACCGTTCTATGTCAGGGTCAACAAAGCTATTTGGCAACCAACCCGAATGATGCCAATCGAAAtcggcgaggaggaaaagcAACAAGGGACGTGCTGGACAGGCGATATCTACGGACTTACGCCGCTCTCCAACTACGAGTGCGAATTCGTCAGCACTCGTACTGGTGAGGTCATTTTCTCAACCAGTGTCAGAACCATTCAGGCCAAGAGCAAGGATCTCGAAGTAGCATCCAAAACCACCGGCAATCAACGATCGCATGCCCGCCACGACTCGCCCGCCACCACTCTTAGGGCATCCATTGCTGCAGCTGAAGCGAAATTGGCCGATGAAAAGGCCCGTCTCAAGTCCGTAAAAAAGGACAACAACCGAAAGCTGAATGCCCTGCGAAAAGAGATCGAGAAGCTGTCCTCAGCTGTACAGTCGGCTGGTGGAGATGACGAGAAACTAAGACAGAAGGTGGCGCAAAACAAGGTCCAGGAGAAGCGAGCTGAAGAGTCCATCAATGAGCTTGAGGCGGAGCtcaaggagttggaggcATTGCCCGAGGAGCTGCTGAATGAGTATCGGGCCAAGCAAAGTGCCTGGACATCAGAGAAGGCCCAGTTTGACAAGGCCCGCTCCTCTTTCAAGAGCTGGAAGGCGTCCATTGACAAGGAGTTGAAGTTGTTGGAAGAGGAAAGGGCTAGCTTACAGGCCAAGCGCAACAAGATCGCGACACGTATCGCCAAGGTCGATGATGAACATGCTCGCATCACGGATGCCAATGCTCGGGGGCTGAACGAGGCAGAGCGTCGCCGGCAGGAGCGCGCTGCCCTCGAGGCTGATATGGCCCGCACGGAGCAGCATCTCAGGGATCGCATCCAGACGCTTCGTGCTGGTAATATCACCAAGCAGGCGCAAATCCACGACCTGAATACCCAGTTGGAAGTTTACATGGCAAGCTTTCAAGACGACCTGGCTTACGACACAGGAGCGGTGCCGGGTCATTTCCAACCCTCTGCACAATGGGGTCCGCCGCCAGCTCCTGTTCCCTACAACGCTCATGCCCATGCGCATGCTCAACCTCAGCCTATGTGGCCGCCGACCTCCATGGCCGGCcctgctccttctcttcttccgccTCCGCACCTGTCTGCGTATCCCAATCCGATCGGACCGGTAGCCAATCCACCTCACGCCAAGACCAGAGGTCGCTCGTCGTCCATGTTGAGCGATGTTTCAGGCTTCACTCAGTCGACGGAGGAGCTTGACCGTGAGTTCAACAGCAATGTAGGAGTTATCGGGCACCCCCACGTCCACGTTAACCATCATTCCTACGGGACATCAGGATCAACGAGTTTGCGAGGCCCACCTGGCTTCCACATTTCGCGGCAGCGAAGTGACGGCCCCGGTGTTGGATCAGGCTCGGCGTCTGGGTCTGGATCCGGCTTCGGCTCCGGTAGCAGTAGCGTGCGGTCGGGGATGAGTGGCGGAAGCGTCAAGGAAGCCCCCAGCCCTGCGTAA
- a CDS encoding hypothetical protein (COG:S; EggNog:ENOG503P826), producing the protein MKYTAALLALAAAVSAQDISIFPECSLDCIISGIGSGTSCELTDFACVCENTQSLITSATPCVLEACGADVALNEVLPAVDEFCAGVGGGDDDAPAEDDEPSVTATPAPEPTDAPAEDDDDEDDEDIEPTPTGSFVSNITPAPTSNTTIPPPVEETTTPPPVTAGAAAVGYIGSLGMLALGAIAAL; encoded by the exons ATGAAGTACACCgctgccctcctcgccctcgcggCCGCCGTCTCCGCTCAGGACATCTCCATCTTTCCCGAGTGCTCCCTCGACTGCATAATCAGCGGCATCGGCTCCGGCACCTCCTGCGAACTGACCGACTTCGCCTGCGTCTGCGAGAACACCCAGTCCCTCATCACCTCGGCCACCCCTTGCGTTCTCGAAGCCTGCGGTGCCGATGTTGCTCTCA ACGAGGTCCTCCCCGCAGTCGACGAGTTCTGCGCCGGCGTTGGCGGTGGCGACGATGACGCCCccgccgaggacgacgagccCAGcgtcaccgccacccccgccccTGAGCCCACCGACGCTCccgccgaggatgatgacgacgaggacgacgaggacatcGAGCCAACCCCTACCGGCTCCTTCGTTTCCAACATCACCCCTgcccccaccagcaacaccaccatcccccctcccgttgaggagaccaccacccctcctcccgtcaCTGCTGGCGCCGCCGCTGTTGGATACATTGGCTCTTTGGGCATGCTCGCTCTCGGTGCCATTGCTGCTCTCTAA
- a CDS encoding hypothetical protein (EggNog:ENOG503NVSA; COG:S) — MDFWSRLLAHTPLSSASSRKDFAKDPARRLHRFEKEYSQLLHTWRHSSNLAHDDEAAEQIEIRLQELTSLLSDESRRPLPHPCISFAAAKQVYIPVAKIATSSYNEWIIKEAVLFFATLIESEEEAFVENDNFSGSLTNLLVRITGANSIRLSAEIEARIVELAFNITTKIRLNPEILPAWFKSHHHGLHDAKHVDDHDKFTGKTQKQDFPLFYLLMDYIHHEGKVGDFARTGLLYIIEAASSSVLLEQWIVESDLSTLMATGLGALYSQLSRKLVIDHPSNEVPPCLALSDYEHPKSNYEIVSSCSSEFLSHVDTFLSHLLFWQDVLNHCKSVEVKSTLLEHFQVIFLQQLLYPSLLESSDVDGGSSVAVLTYLRRILESVDHPDMINLILHYLLALPDVVSPAPADSGDIVSAARKRKSLDLATMMASKSEEAADPLLFNLVDLIRACLRSQNHQTVHVTLQLVSTILKRHHRYAVTTLLDTEGVLDESHHRTAGAQAQEIDYLMALAGTIGGDDTFNELYENLLRDTLGRVENHPCSTPLITPKTSTNNHQLPAVPDSLPSAPRSVRSHTLRPEDPLLNIMLDRLETFFTNPVETNLCLTEAVIDLAVCGYMHLEGWFLRSPQSYHFDEDDEEDEELPLPDPSLDPESQEYAEYVQMQQLKECRRRPKWNQSSLPRLLKVLQLLCDQVEAYREQVPRFDDLLQQRREAFQIADHAPPIPTPSRARTPSSQAPTVAGTPSIEKGMFDEARNPSRERPSGLEVFAQRILSELGTPSRSGSPRGRKETRRVASERVVPMNDATLLRTPNPNRSFSPTSVASAPAPISWDNRGDILNSQAKAFQAIDQSILARRIGIPEVKPPVEPITLSYDRKPAIVSADSAEGGEDASDDAEGEGEGGGEDALLAPSEDGETDAGTIVEEKTVSVSHVLTNVVLLQSFLFEMASVVQVRAGLFDEVRYT, encoded by the exons ATGGATTTT TGGTCGCGCCTCCTAGCACACACGCCGCTGTCGTCGGCAAGCTCCCGGAAGGACTTCGCAAAGGATCCTGCCCGTCGCCTACACCGTTTCGAGAAGGAATACAGTCAGCTATTG CACACATGGCGtcactcctccaacctcgcccacgATGATGAAGCCGCCGAACAAATCGAGATCAGACTCCAAGAATTGACAAGTCTCCTCAGTGACGAGTCCAGACgtcccctcccacatccaTGTATTTCCTTTGCTGCTGCAAAGCAAGTTTATATCCCGGTGGCCAAAATCGCCACCAGCTCCTACAACGAATGGATCATCAAGGAGGCAGTGCTCTTCTTCGCGACGCTGATCGAaagcgaggaggaagcctTTGTGGAAAACGACAACTTCTCCGGCAGCTTGACGAACCTGCTGGTGCGCATAACTGGCGCAAACAGCATACGCCTCAGTGCCGAGATTGAGGCCCGTATCGTTGAACTGGCTTTCAACATCACGACTAAGATCCGTCTGAATCCCGAGATACTGCCCGCCTGGTTCAagtcccaccaccacggtCTACATGATGCCAAACATGTTGACGACCATGATAAGTTCACGGGGAAGACCCAGAAACAGGACTTCCCCCTCTTTTATCTGTTGATGGACTACATCCATCATGAGGGCAAGGTGGGTGACTTTGCCAGGACCGGCCTGCTTTATATCATCGAAGCGGCATCAAGCTCGGTTCTGCTCGAACAGTGGATTGTCGAGAGCGATTTGTCAACGCTCATGGCCACGGGATTGGGCGCTCTGTATAGTCAACTGAGCCGCAAGCTCGTGATCGACCACCCAAGCAACGAAGTGCCCCCTTGTCTTGCATTATCTGACTACGAACATCCGAAATCAAACTACGAGATTGTGAGCTCCTGCTCATCCGAGTTTTTATCTCATGTGGACACATTTCTCTCCCATCTGCTCTTCTGGCAGGATGTTCTGAATCATTGTAAGTCTGTCGAAGTCAAATCGACCTTGTTGGAGCACTTCCAAGTCATCTTTCTGCAGCAACTTTT ATACCCTTCGCTGCTTGAGTCTTCCGATGTGGACGGTGGCTCGTCGGTGGCCGTCTTGACTTATCTTCGCCGCATTTTGGAATCTGTTGATCATCCCGACATGATCAACCTCATTCTTCACTACCTTCTTGCTTTACCCGACGTTGTATCGCCCGCACCTGCAGATTCTGGCGACATTGTCAGCGCTGCTCGGAAACGTAAATCACTGGACCTGGCTACCATGATGGCCTCTAAAAGCGAGGAGGCAGCTGACCCCTTGCTCTTCAACCTTGTTGACCTTATACGCGCCTGTCTCCGTTCTCAGAATCATCAAACTGTTCATGTGACTCTCCAACTTGTATCGACGATTCTTAAGAGACATCACCGATACGCAGTCACCACACTCCTCGACACAGAAGGTGTGCTCGATGAGTCTCACCACCGAACAGCAGGAGCCCAGGCGCAGGAAATTGACTATCTGATGGCACTGGCTGGTACCATTGGCGGCGATGACACTTTTAACGAGCTCTACGAGAATCTACTCAGGGACACATTGGGACGTGTAGAAAACCACCCCTGCTCAACGCCGTTGATCACGCCCAAGACTTCAACAAATAACCACCAATTACCCGCCGTGCCAGACAGTCTTCCCAGTGCACCTCGGAGCGTCCGATCACATACCCTTCGCCCAGAAGACCCTCTACTAAACATAATGCTTGACCGGCTCGAAACGTTTTTCACCAACCCGGTAGAAACCAATCTATGCCTGACGGAAGCCGTTATCGACCTTGCTGTGTGCGGCTACATGCATCTAGAAGGGTGGTTCTTGAGAAGCCCACAAAGCTACCATttcgacgaggatgacgaggaagacgaggagctgCCTCTTCCTGACCCGTCCCTGGATCCCGAGTCCCAGGAATACGCCGAATATGTCCAAATGCAGCAGCTGAAGGAGTGCCGGCGACGTCCCAAGTGGAACCAGTCAAGCCTTCCCCGCCTGCTCAAggttctccagcttctttgCGACCAGGTTGAGGCATACCGGGAGCAAGTTCCACGATTTGATGACCTGCTTCAGCAACGCCGAGAGGCTTTCCAGATTGCTGATCACGCTCCTCCTATTCCTACCCCGTCCCGGGCTAGAACCCCGTCTTCCCAAGCACCGACAGTTGCGGGCACACCGTCCATTGAAAAGGGCATGTTTGACGAGGCTCGCAACCCATCTAGGGAGCGACCTTCTGGCCTCGAGGTGTTTGCCCAGCGCATATTGTCTGAGCTCGGTACACCCAGTCGCTCAGGCAGTCCCCGTGGCAGGAAGGAGACCAGACGGGTGGCTTCAGAACGGGTTGTACCGATGAACGATGCCACGCTTCTCCGGACACCTAACCCCAACCGGTCCTTCTCGCCCACCAGCGTAGCAAGTGCCCCGGCGCCTATATCGTGGGATAACCGGGGCGATATCCTCAACTCGCAAGCCAAGGCTTTCCAGGCGATTGATCAGAGTAtcttggcgaggaggattggAATCCCGGAGGTCAAGCCGCCAGTGGAGCCAATTACATTGAGCTATGATAGGAAACCAGCTATTGTCTCGGCCGACTCTgcggagggtggggaggatgcATCTGATGACGCtgaaggtgaaggtgaaggaggcggggaggatgcATTGTTGGCACCGTCAGAGGACGGGGAGACGGATGCGGGGACCATcgtggaggagaagacggTGTCGGTATCACATGTGCTGACGAATGTGGTGCTGCTGCAGAGCTTTTTGTTTGAGATGGCGAGCGTGGTGCAGGTGAGGGCTGGGTTgtttgatgaggtgaggtATACTTGA
- a CDS encoding hypothetical protein (EggNog:ENOG503P0Y5; COG:G) — MGFFTRSKKAKDTPKPPSKHQSSRASGQRQLPPPLPSATPASPHLQHGRPYLPSSPQFQPAGLLPPPSGWEPYQLPYPSPPIIVNQHHYYLGPPPPLPPRDDHSSRSQPSGSNHKLNLDSAVDLAKNLCQEAGITKMFDSALSQSPLSSYGAELVDQSNALLNQVSNQFNDVLTMIDRDHYSSHEKEILAWQPQQPPQSQELVRVSDSSLSEKSMHKPPKRSHKRDHPKGQTTAAATVVSGSIFSKVELYANSRLPMNLQPLKLYIPTYPLLCLAAQYSERVYDKPEGAESDAHVDADWRAGTKAMVIKSMPMDYMNTIVFSIRGTATFMDWTVNLKTDPASPSGFLDDPDNLCHSGFLSVARKMVIPVARRLRQLLEEDPNRASYSLLITGHSAGGAVASLLYMHMLSTSKAAESELNIVAGFFKRIHCITFGTPPISLRPLTKPEDYERRPQLRKSLFLSFINEGDPVARADTAYVKSLLELFVAPAPPAIISSRDAANKKVRTKEKALSKSSKSSSGPIWKVPPNRLSNAGRIVVLRSGDPKARSKGKKKTVEERLNEGVVAQITSDEQLQGVIWGDPVAHVMRLYAGRIETLAVGAVTGRGY, encoded by the exons ATGGGCTTCTTTACGCGCTCCAAGAAAGCGAAGGACACCCCAAAGCCTCCATCTAAACATCAGTCCAGTCGAGCCTCTGGTCAACGCCAAttacctccccctcttccatcagcaacaccggcCTCACCACACTTGCAACATGGCCGGCCATAccttccatcatctcctcaaTTCCAGCCCGCTGGCTTgctccctccaccttctGGCTGGGAACCTTATCAGCTACCATacccatcccctcccatcatTGTGAATCAACATCACTATTATCTTGGCCCGCCACCGCCATTACCACCTCGCGACGACCATTCATCCCGATCTCAACCAAGTGGTAGTAATCACAAGCTCAACCTCGACTCGGCTGTCGATTTAGCAAAGAACCTCTGCCAAGAGGCTGGGATCACCAAGATGTTTGACAGCGCTCTTTCACAATCTCCATTATCTAGCTACGGGGCTGAGCTGGTTGATCAGAGCAATGCCCTCTTGAACCAAGTTTCCAACCAGTTTAATGATGTCTTGACCATGATTGATCGAGACCATTACTCGAGCCACGAAAAGGAGATTCTCGCTTGGCAgccacagcaaccacctcAATCGCAGGAGCTTGTACGGGTTTCAGACTCCTCGCTGAGCGAGAAGAGCATGcacaaaccacccaaaaGAAGTCACAAAAGGGATCACCCCAAGGGACAGacaacagcggcagcaacagtTGTCTCGGGAAGCATTTTCTCCAAGGTGGAACTGTATGCGAACTCGAGGCTGCCTATGAACCTGCAGCCTCTCAAGTT ATACATTCCCACCTACCCCTTACTATGCTTGGCAGCACAGTACTCTGAACGTGTCTACGACAAGCCTGAGGGCGCCGAGAGCGATGCCCACGTCGATGCAGATTGGCGAGCTGGTACAAAAGCCATGGTCATCAAGTCAATGCCGATGGATTACATGAACACAATTGTCTTTTCCATTCGTGGTACGGCAACGTTTATGGATTGGACGGTCAATCTTAAGACCGATCCAGCGTCTCCATCTGGCTTTTTG GATGACCCTGACAACCTTTGCCACTCCGGCTTCCTTTCGGTCGCTCGCAAGATGGTGATTCCTGTCGCCCGTCGCCTCCGGCAGCTGCTTGAGGAGGACCCAAACCGTGCTTCTTACTCGCTCTTGATCACGGGTCACAGCGCAGGAGGAGCTGTCGCTTCCCTCCTCTACATGCACATGTTGTCCACTTCCAAGGCGGCAGAGAGCGAGTTGAACATCGTCGCCGGGTTCTTCAAACGCATTCACTGCATCACCTTTGGGACACCGCCGATCAGCCTTCGACCGCTCACCAAGCCCGAGGACTACGAGCGTCGCCCTCAGCTCAGAAAGAGCTTGTTTCTCAGCTTTATCAACGAAGGTGACCCGGTGGCGAGAGCAGACACGGCCTATGTCAAGAGTTTATTGGAGCTTTTCGTTGCCCCTGCGCCGCCTGCCATCATCAGCTCTCGAGATGCTGCGAATAAGAAGGTCCGCACGAAAGAGAAGGCTCTCAGCAAGAGCTCGAAATCCTCTTCTGGTCCGATCTGGAAGGTGCCGCCCAACAGACTGAGCAATGCCGGTCGAattgtggtgttgaggtccGGGGATCCAAAAGCCAGGtcaaagggaaagaaaaagacagtAGAGGAGCGCCTGAACGAGGGTGTGGTTGCTCAAATCACGTCTGATGAGCAACTACAGGGTGTAATCTGGGGTGATCCTGTCGCTCACGTCATGAGACTGTATGCTGGCAGGATCGAGACGCTTGCTGTCGGTGCTGTCACCGGGCGAGGATACTGA